Within Alteromonas gilva, the genomic segment TACTTACCGCGGCCATGTCGCGGATAAGAAAGCTAAACGTTAAGGGGTAGGAAGATGGAAGCATTAGCTAAACACCGTTTTGCCCGCACGTCGGCTCAAAAAGCACGCTTGGTAGCGGATCAGGTTCGCGGATTGCACGTAGAAAAAGCACTAGAACTGCTTACGTACAGCCCTAAGAAAAGTGCTGCGCTGGTTAAGAAAGTTTTGGAATCAGCAATCGCTAACGCAGAACATAACGAAGGCGCAGACATTGATGAACTGCGCGTCGCTAAGATCTTCGTTGACGAAGGCCCAACTATGAAGCGTATCAAGCCACGTGCCAAAGGCCGTGCGGATCGTATCTTTAAGCGCAGCAGTCACATTACTGTGGTTGTAGCGGATAACTAGGAGAAGATAATGGGACAGAAGGTACATCCTACAGGTATACGCCTGGGTATCAGTAAACCATGGACTTCAACCTGGTACGCTAATACCGCAGATTATGCAGATAACCTGTACAACGATCACCAGGTACGTCAGTACCTGACTAAACAA encodes:
- the rplV gene encoding 50S ribosomal protein L22, producing MEALAKHRFARTSAQKARLVADQVRGLHVEKALELLTYSPKKSAALVKKVLESAIANAEHNEGADIDELRVAKIFVDEGPTMKRIKPRAKGRADRIFKRSSHITVVVADN